DNA sequence from the Nicotiana tomentosiformis chromosome 3, ASM39032v3, whole genome shotgun sequence genome:
tgacaatgatgagtgaccgATAGGTCCAAGATTCGTATAAACAATCCTCGGATCTGATAGAAATGTGAGGAATAATATGAATAAGAATCTTTATCAAAAGGTAGTCTTTGTATTCttgcaagagagagagagagagaatcttcttCTCAAAAATGTTCTTATCAAAATGAATATTACATGCCCATATCATTGtctcttctttctatatatatggaGAATTTTCCtaggaaaccctaatagtacaaatgaaaggaatatccactagaatattccctCTTAATATCATATCCTTACAAATTAGCCGTTACAAGTCTTATCATTAATAGTCaatctcgacctcgacccttgttgacattTCGACTACGACTCCTATCGACATCTCGATTACGGCTCATGTCGGCACCTGGCCAATGACTTTGTTGCATCTTGGGCGAGCTCGACCGATTCTTTCCTTAATACCATATTACGCTAAATTTTCTAGGGACGGATTTtggcctatacagttagtccctccgcttattaagACCGACGTCAGAAGGCCTTGATGAGCGGACCCTGTATAACGTGACCGAAGTGTTTAGATAAGATGGATGAGCCGTAGTGATTAGGGGCGAGTAAGCGACGTGTCCCATTGTAAACCGTAAGTTCTGGGGTCGCAAATCTCGCGAATCAAGGTGACGTCATGGCAGCTGACGTCATTATGGTGCAATTTGCCGAGACGCTGCTTCGTTTCGCGCGCGCCTCCTGATAGAGCCTGCTGCTTCGGTTACAACTATTGATACCTAATTTTTTtctcatatttttttaaaatatacttgccttcaaaatagcattttatgcatcattatttagtttacaaatctatacaagcatttcctataatttttcatatttttagagctcttaaattaattttcttgcatttaaactatataaatatctagtaattattccttcaaattattttgtgatgactcaatTACCTAAATCCTCATTTTGTATCTATAATATTTGCTTCAggtattttattctatttttatataattacattagtattttcagGCTATTTGCACAATCTCGCAATAATAGCATATATTTTACAATtgtattgcatttgtcattttattcagggtcaaaataatatattatattttcataatCTTATACTATTGTTTTAAGGTATTAGTTTGCATaaacaatatttttataatttatttaactattttattaaaatatttttcccttaatttcttattttaaagAGCTGGCCCAATTTTGAGTTATTTTCGGACCAGATAAACCCAAATCTCTGGCCCAACCCCCAAAAGCCCAATCCAAGCAAACCCTGAAATTTAACCTGTTCGCGACCCGCTTAATAACCCGCCCCGTTGCCCCGTtcaatcttggccgttgatcttaaatgatcaacaaCCCGTAATTAACCTACCCTTTCCTCATATCCCCAAtaccccaaaccctagagacaaaAATCCCCACCCTACCGCCTCAGTATCCTCACATGCTCTCATCTCTCAAACCTAAACCCTAGCCGTCCTCACTCAAATCTCGGTCCCAATTCGACATTACATGGAAACCATCCatgattcctttcctttcttgtatACGCGGAGTAACTTACCATCTTTTGAACGCTACAAGTACtgcttacttgattatttatggaaACTAAGTCGTTGTGTTCGTTTGATTCCGATTCCGTATCATCTTCATGTTTCTGACTTGATACATTAACTATCAGACTCCTTGGCTTCAATTCAGCGAGATTTTGGCCATTTTTGTTCCTCGTCTAAACTAGGGTTTACCCGTTTTCTCTCCTAAATTGATCTGAATCGATTTTGCatgctttctttccttattttggtttttttatttactttgtttccttgtttattcgtctaattttgctactatataaacccatccccATCCCCCTTTGAAGCAGAATGGAATCGAGATACTTTCACTAAAAATTGGAGCTTTGTTTtgtgattccctcattctcttgttTTGTACTtcattttggccggctgaaagccaaggccactaaaattctgttattcaaactttctcttggtgcgagcattgcccggagttcttctaaagctcttgggaactttggcGCATTGAGATTCTAGGTTCTTGTGGAATTTTTGTTCTTTATTattgtccgtttaactggtaagtcgcttgatcttttgcaatttcatttttTATATGTCTCTGATTTGCATGTCCTCTCGCTTCTGAACTCTATGGCTTAATGTGTTTTTGGGCTACTCTTATGCACAACTCCGTTAGCTTTACActcattttaaatctctctatCATTTAACTCCTCTAAATGCCGCTAGTTCTGAAATTATCtatgtctaacttggataatTTGAACCCTCCTAAGCTCGTTTAGCTAGTGTATTGGTGTCTGAATGTTCATCAATATGCTTACCTGTTTTGTCCTGAATCTTTGTAATGAATGCCTCACATATGTAATAACTTGTGTTAAGCCCTTCACTGTTAACTATGACTTGTTTCTCTGCTATTATGTCACTCAGCATGCTCACTTGATCTCATACCCCTTTAATGATGGCTTTAAATTATAGAACAGTTATCTAGACTTGTTTTCCTTACCATGTTTGAATTGTTTCGATATTAAGATTAATCCCTGGCATAACTTAGATCTTCCCTAGTTAATTCACCTACTGGTCAATACTTGAATACCTACGTTTGCCATTTGACATGAGTTTATTTTCACTCTGTTCTGAATCTCTGCAATGATTATCTTGCATATGTAATGTGTTCTAATCTGTGTTAAGATTTATTCTATCAACTATGACCTTGCTTCCCTGCAAATATGTTCCCCAGCATGTCTTTGGCTCACTTAATTCCTTGTTCCTTCAGTGATTACCTGACTTGTCACAATGTGCGTTCCCCTATCATGTCTAAATGTTGTCTTGTTCCCTGATGAGAGTTAACATGTCTGTTTCATAACATCAAGACCTATACTTAGCACAATCTGGACCTTCTTTAGGTAAATAGTCTACGGTGTCGATGCTAGAATACTTACATGTGCTATTTAACATGAACTTACTCTTCACTCTATATTGAATCTCTATGATGCTTGTCTTGCATATATAATGTGTTTTAATGTTATAAGACCTTTTCCCTCAGCTGTGATCTTGCTTCCCTGCTAATATGCCCCCAGTATGTCTTAATCTCCTGTTCCCTCAGTGATTGCTTGGACTGTCATAATGTGTACTCCCTATCATGTTTCAATGCAATCTTGCCTCCTGGTGAGAATTAACATGTTTTGTCTTATGATACTAAGATGCATGCTTAGCTTAATCCGAACCTCTTAGGTCTCAATTGATTTAATGTCATGAGTGATAATGTATATCTTGCAAACCTGTTTCTTTcccaatttctttcaatatgagGCTATTTATGTTGTGCTTTGCTGTTCTGCTGAACCTACTGGCCTATTTGATTAATTACTCTATATGCTATATttggctatgtctactttaggATATGAATGTATCTCCTAACTTCTGTCCATTTTTCTCACTGAGAACTTATATTCTATTATtagcctccctagtgtgagcactgctcggggtccaattgaggcccttgtgagctctgacacactagggcttggtcacAATCATTCTCTCAACCTCCAAAACTGTCCCTAATACTCTATTTTCCTATCATGTACTGCATATCTATATTGGTTATTCTAaatggtgcaacacttggtgccATGGTTAATTAAACTGGTTCTGAACCCCTCTGTGGATCCCTGAGTCATGTATTAAAtgtggctctttgttgaaggcTTGAGTATGTTGTGTAAGAGAtattgaaggcccaggcaatactgggtgtttatttgttttatttgggCCTATTGTGGGCTTGTTCACTGTTATGTAATACTGTTacttttactcattattgggcctaTAATAACCTTTGTATAAATAGTTAGGGTGTTGAGGGAAtgggggtagattttaatatttacatgcgatgggtagatgacatgcctataggacttgataATGTGTTCACTATATGTGTTGTTCAATTACATGAGCACTGTAGAGATCATGACATTACGAGAAGCACACATGCACTGCATGTTTACCGTTAAACATGAGTTCAAATGCTATGTTTACTGCTACGTGTTTATAGACAGCATGTCTATAGGAAGTGAGCACTCTTTCAATTTGCATGACTGCTTTCAACCGCATTAGAAATCTGCCTATAGGAACAAAatgaattttccttcaattcactTCAGTTATTCACGAGAAATCATGCCTACAGGATTTTGATCATTTTATTTGCTATTGTATCACATTGTCCACTATAAATCTTGTTCATAGGACTAAGTATAATAAAACAATCTCTAAAGTACTATGTGTTagatatcctgcctatagggAATAATTGCTCGCTATAATTGGTTAATGCTAGACCATTCAAACACTGCTTCATGCGCGTCGTATGAATAACTTTGGGACTCTTTCCCTAGTAGATTATGTTGTACCCAACTGCGTAAATCACTTAGGCATCGcacatataggattggtaacttaaaaccCTCAACAATTAGCTTATAATACCCGCATGATTTCGTCTATAAGCTATATCCTGCATCTGAAATCACTTGCATACTTTGATCGCCTAGAAAGCCTGTCTAAAGGATTCTGCAGATTCATGTTTGGCAtatgtgtttgcgtgcatttaTTGCTTAAGTGCGAAGGCAAACTTGAGCCCCTTTAttgccatatttgaagtccaatgtaTTTTGCATGTCGCTTAGTTGTTATCATTTTGAGCAGTCTAagtttaagtctagaaccaccctaaatagaggtccaatgccctcctggaccataggtatgggatgggTAATGCACGCATAGAGTAtgacctataattgaattagaacgcttttaggtaacaattttaacatagtaatcgggtagcaggagatgatagcatatgcccgttgaataatatgagtaacaccccatcttgagggagttacgaaatattatttatgttgcacggggtgatcctttaggctaaaaaacttaggacccccctcctctttatatgttgttattagatctaaatagttgtatccctatattcgcactaagatctgtattaatcatgttgtaataaagtcATGTGACTTCTGAactcctttatttatttgatcacttagcttaatcataatccacataatcttaagttcagccgggacccgcaattgtggacctcgaggagtacctaacaccttctctttgaggtaacttgagcccttacccgatctttggtggcgttgactagtcaaacaaagtcatttgcataataggtgccctaacgcaccttaaatcattaggtggcgactctcctcttttaatacctcctttaaaagagttgtcatatgtcgaaacccgatttcgcgggAAAACGGGGGCAcaacagcatggcgactctgctggggaattacacttaggctcttaccataatgaacttggcttatgtggattaatTTTCTTTGTTGTAAACGCACATttcttttccatctttatttgttaGATTTGCTATAATATGCACATCCTTTTCCCTATTCGCCCTTAGTTGTTCTAATTGCTATTTATTagctatatcatgtctctcccaCCCCTACTCCTCTGCTTACTTTATCATATTCCCTATGTTacacgaactaacttcttcttttgtctttctttttatgTCCTTTATGTCTTATCTTAATACAGCGTTTATTGCTTTCACATAtctatcatgcaaatacttggcaatgtgttattatctttgcataaagcatgctccacatcatattccccTTGTGCCCGATTAATAACATAGCGGCACTTAATGAGTGTCtgcgctcttccaaaattaccctattaaattggaaaggcttatttgcggtaaactagtcgatcagcagtGCAGTCGATGGTTCCATGCCTTtctctctcaagttgtccacttgagagtaccagccTAGACCCTTACAGAAACCTCACTCCAATATCaattgtgcatgcatcatgtcaaacctagtatgggttagaatgtTGTCCATGAgataatccactaagataagccttgtccaaagcttgacgggatttccataatcccaatggacaccatcacgttatgtgcattacttggagaaaatatgccgatatgttgatcattaatgtgtaaatagtcagacccggagggagaaagggctaactctatttgttttgcagaaaatgAGGCACAAAgttcccaggttcggcatggttcaaaatatcccacctttgatgcttgattggtggaagaacctctcacctagtgacCAGAATCATGTGAAAAGGATCCTTGGAAAATTGCCTTCCTTATTAGACATTCGGCCAAATAacgcattgattgaggccgccactatgtttgggatgagaaaagagttgtCTTTCGCTTTGGTAATGTAGAGATGACccctctcttagaggaaataggagacTTTGCTAGGCTGCCAGGGAATAGTCCGAATTTGTTAGtaccagaaaatcgcactccccgtggttttttgaaaatgatgggtttcaagaaaaatgatgaattaCTCTGTCTGAAGGAGTCCTAcataccatttgaattcctttatgaacgttatgggtatagcaagtcatatcgcctttaccgtgatgaacttgccattacttctttggATTGGACACACCACCGAGtctttgtgttcattgtctgtttcttggggttgctgatatttccgatgaaagggagaggatccacactcgcttagccatgatcgctaggactctaatggaaggaattgagggacaaACTTAGACTATCGTACCCATGATCTTGGCCGAAATGTATCGTGCTCTAGATCGATGCGAGCAGGGGTATGGGCACTTCGAGGGATGTAATCTGTTGCTGtaggtttggttattagaacatttccagaTAGGTGAATATCATCAAGAGCTTCTGCGACGACCAttaaatgactacatagcctaccatcatccaaaaagaatgacatttatcccagataggttcaCGTAACCTGGAAATGCTCTaagctgggtgcgtttcttcagtaatctgactgacgaaaaggtacattggatgtttgaatggttccttagcagcgagttcatcatcaggtcaagaggaACCACTCATTTAGTGATGATCGGGTTAAGAGGAATCTATCTTTATGCTCCTATAAGagtaatgaggcaagcgggaagaaagcaggttatacctcgggtttccaacatgatCCAGTATAAAGCAGactttaaagggaacatcattccattcaagttcgaggtgCATCacatgtggaatcaaaaggtcgTTATAGAGAAAGACattatcgagccagacaggtaccatgtcggccatgtatacttctacccatcatggttggtagatgatatagtgggagatgtcaagccagggattaatcttaaaaatagggttatagatgacgctgttgaagcacaagtcaagtataggatgctgtgcaagagggttttcgagtctgaagctagacatttggaacatcacaaagtggatatggaagccatcggcgaatggaaagaaattgctactaaatcaacagaaagattggaatatctggagcaagggttaatggaacttgaggggaagatgaggaagaggctctcggattgtcagaataCGGAAGGTAATGAGGGAGGGCACCTAGCAAGGGCTTACCTactattggacatgcgcgacctggggaacttgattgatggatccaagaaagccaagcatggagaaggtccatctggggccaaatagattaggaaatgatgttctttactacttTTTAACTTAGtttttagatttcgattgtaataaagcaaatgccattagtaactttctTAATTTTGTCGTTTTAGTaaggatttgattcattttcgcatTATTGAAATaacacaattattggcatcaattttctccaagtctatgtgtcgcttaggcctacctcgggcacaacgaggtcccccaaattaggacacgattctgttacatgattttgcagagcatgttcaatattgcaggcgttctttcaatatcccttactgaTTTGGttaccttttttttcttttgtttattcccatccgCATATCATATTAGATCCAAAGGTCCTCCACCTcttcctccaccaagtgatcctaaaggcaaaagcaaagggaaaggaaaaatggacgatttaagtggtatcagaaaggacaatgcagagaacgttgaaacCTCGGACGGTCGGAATACTCCAGCACATAATGAATTCGTCCTACGTCTGGAAtagaaaatattggagctacaagtggaacttgagcaggtccggaacttggcaaacctttccctcaccctaaatgTCCCTGATATAAAACAACAAAACACAAACGTCCAAAACTCGAaacctccccaaaacacacaaaatccgcAAAATACCcccgcaccacatcaatacgccacacctcctcggaaccacaaccctccaccgatacctactcctcaacaacaccatcactacccaactcaatacccactaacaaccacataccacacccctcagaatgcaccacagcctacCCCTGACCCGCAAAACTTAACCAATGACCTCCATTATGCCTagattcccggagtccaccaaagcaatcccatatatgtggaaactttaccctataccccacaacaaaccctatacatacccgaattcgtcgagaaggacctgctcatcaagaacatggcagaagaactcaagaaacttactggcagagttcaaagtgtcgaatgggcaaaggcattgagggtttgaattgtgaagatttgtgtattcagccagatgtagaactgccagagaGTTACAAACATCCTAAGTTCAAAATGTTCGACGGAACTGATGATCCGAAGGTAcacttgagaacatattgtgacaagcttgtaggagttggcagggatgaaagaatctgcatgaagatgttcatgaggagcctcactggAGACGCCCTATCCTGGTACATCAGTTAGAACCCAAataaatgggttaattgggtgagcatggcatcagatttcatagatcggttcaggtttaacacagaaaatgcaccagacgt
Encoded proteins:
- the LOC138908556 gene encoding uncharacterized protein, producing the protein MGKGIEGLNCEDLCIQPDVELPESYKHPKFKMFDGTDDPKVHLRTYCDKLVGVGRDERICMKMFMRSLTGDALSWFNTENAPDVFYIQNLKKRPMETLREYATR